Proteins found in one Lysinibacillus fusiformis genomic segment:
- a CDS encoding acyltransferase, with protein sequence MKRAHINELNITRALAILAVLLIHSTSTPVTALSSDSKLYPFYVFFNIFPKFAVPVFIFLSGFVLFYNYIQKDLTKELIIHFYKKRVTQILIPYFFFSIFYYAAMQFYVTHDLVDTWRSLFSVEFLEKLLLGKAYTHLYYIFIIVQFYLMFPLFLYILKKKPALSPHLIWIGFVLQWVFILLNVKFWQYPYRGSIAFSYLFYFLTGAFLGIYFEKYKGWLQLKKENFPITILFVWCIWLISTIYNVYLYYFVYSSQTYIVNSTIFELVFQLQSVTACIVLLQLSFWIYDKWNQAFVNGLINLGTVSFGIYLLHPFFLFLYRQISTGGNSIIYHLWSIGGFIFALFITWMIVLLMGRFFKYHWIAFGPIPSKFPYK encoded by the coding sequence ATGAAGCGAGCACATATTAATGAATTAAACATTACACGAGCTTTAGCCATTCTAGCTGTCCTTCTCATCCATTCTACTAGTACACCTGTAACGGCTTTATCTAGTGACTCAAAACTATATCCATTTTATGTGTTTTTTAATATTTTCCCTAAATTTGCTGTACCTGTTTTTATTTTCTTAAGTGGATTTGTTTTATTTTACAATTATATACAGAAGGATTTAACAAAGGAGCTTATCATTCATTTTTATAAAAAAAGAGTGACCCAAATACTCATTCCTTATTTCTTTTTTTCTATCTTTTATTATGCAGCGATGCAATTTTATGTGACACATGATTTAGTAGACACATGGCGTTCCCTATTTAGTGTCGAATTTCTAGAGAAACTATTATTAGGCAAAGCCTATACACATCTATACTATATTTTTATTATTGTTCAATTCTATCTTATGTTCCCATTATTCCTATATATTTTAAAGAAAAAACCAGCCCTATCTCCTCATTTAATTTGGATTGGCTTTGTTCTTCAATGGGTCTTTATTCTATTAAACGTAAAGTTTTGGCAGTATCCCTATAGAGGGAGTATCGCTTTCTCTTATCTCTTTTACTTCTTGACAGGAGCATTTTTAGGGATCTATTTTGAAAAATACAAAGGATGGCTTCAACTAAAAAAAGAAAATTTCCCTATCACGATACTTTTTGTGTGGTGTATATGGCTAATTTCTACTATATATAATGTGTATTTATATTACTTTGTTTATTCATCACAAACCTATATAGTGAACAGCACCATATTTGAGCTAGTTTTCCAGCTACAATCTGTAACAGCCTGTATTGTCTTACTACAGCTTTCTTTCTGGATCTATGATAAATGGAACCAAGCTTTTGTAAATGGCTTAATCAATCTAGGAACAGTATCATTTGGCATCTATCTATTGCATCCATTTTTCCTTTTCCTTTATAGACAAATAAGTACTGGTGGTAATAGTATAATCTATCACCTATGGAGCATTGGTGGCTTTATTTTTGCTCTATTCATCACATGGATGATTGTGCTTTTGATGGGCAGATTCTTTAAATATCATTGGATTGCCTTTGGACCGATCCCGAGCAAATTTCCTTACAAATAA
- a CDS encoding NADPH:quinone oxidoreductase family protein, with the protein MTVDNFNALVVNKDEAFTVKVNELTLEDLPKGEVLIKVSYSGINYKDSLASIPDGKIVTSYPFVPGIDLAGTVVSSEDSRFKAGDEVIATSYEIGVSHFGGFSEYARIPAQWIVPLPKGLSLKEAMVIGTAGFTAALSVQKLEENGIHPEKGKILVTGATGGVGSFAVSILSTLGYQVEASTGKESEHEYLHSLGATTIVNREEVYDGKIRALGKQKWAAAVDSVGGEPLASLLSQIQYGGAVASSGLTAGTQLPTSVFPFILRGVNLLGVDSVYCPMDIRLNIWQRLATDFKPANLEDFIQQEVTLQQLPEVLPILLKGQARGRILVTL; encoded by the coding sequence ATGACAGTAGATAATTTTAATGCGTTAGTAGTCAATAAAGATGAGGCATTTACAGTGAAAGTGAACGAGTTGACTTTAGAAGATCTACCAAAAGGTGAGGTATTAATTAAAGTTAGTTATTCAGGTATTAATTATAAAGATAGTCTTGCCTCTATCCCAGATGGTAAAATCGTTACGTCTTATCCATTTGTTCCTGGCATTGATTTAGCTGGAACGGTTGTTTCCTCTGAAGATTCTCGCTTTAAAGCAGGTGATGAGGTCATTGCGACTAGCTATGAAATAGGAGTATCTCATTTTGGTGGTTTCAGTGAATATGCCCGTATTCCAGCTCAATGGATTGTACCACTTCCAAAAGGTCTTTCCCTCAAGGAAGCTATGGTGATTGGTACTGCAGGATTTACAGCTGCATTATCTGTTCAAAAGTTAGAGGAAAATGGTATACATCCTGAAAAGGGAAAAATTCTTGTTACAGGGGCAACGGGTGGTGTCGGTAGCTTTGCTGTATCTATCCTCTCAACACTAGGTTATCAAGTTGAAGCGAGCACAGGTAAAGAATCTGAACATGAATATTTACATTCACTTGGGGCTACTACAATTGTAAATCGTGAAGAGGTCTATGATGGAAAGATTAGAGCGTTAGGGAAACAAAAATGGGCTGCTGCTGTCGATTCTGTTGGTGGAGAGCCACTTGCCTCTTTATTAAGCCAAATTCAATATGGAGGGGCTGTTGCAAGTAGTGGTTTAACAGCAGGCACACAGCTTCCTACAAGTGTATTTCCCTTTATTTTAAGAGGTGTGAATTTACTTGGAGTTGATTCTGTTTATTGCCCAATGGACATTCGATTGAACATTTGGCAGCGTTTAGCGACTGATTTCAAACCAGCAAACCTTGAGGATTTCATTCAGCAAGAGGTAACGCTACAACAACTTCCAGAGGTTTTACCTATTTTACTAAAAGGACAAGCAAGAGGAAGAATCCTTGTTACATTATAA
- a CDS encoding TetR/AcrR family transcriptional regulator, whose product MKKKEEERKKQIMKAAFNAVSHLGYDNVTLQDIANHANVSKGVVHYYFTSKQNILLELLESTTSKIYSYEIQEIGKHKTAIDKLQAYLNAVFVSPQENKKFYRVYLDFLAQANSNEAYKRINLKFYENCWGIGQEIIELGKSEGVFSPDIDSLTSAKMMRAMIDGSLIQWLTCDIEEQHLFYKETCLNSIVRILK is encoded by the coding sequence ATGAAAAAGAAAGAGGAAGAACGTAAAAAACAAATTATGAAAGCAGCCTTTAATGCTGTTTCACATTTAGGTTATGATAACGTTACACTACAAGACATTGCGAATCATGCTAACGTCTCAAAAGGGGTAGTTCACTACTATTTTACAAGCAAACAAAACATCTTATTAGAATTACTGGAATCCACTACGAGCAAAATCTACAGCTATGAAATACAAGAAATAGGCAAGCATAAAACGGCTATAGACAAGCTTCAAGCCTACTTAAATGCTGTTTTTGTATCCCCTCAAGAAAATAAAAAATTTTACAGAGTGTATTTAGATTTTTTAGCTCAGGCAAACAGCAATGAAGCGTACAAAAGAATTAACTTAAAATTTTATGAGAATTGCTGGGGAATTGGACAAGAAATTATTGAATTAGGAAAAAGTGAAGGGGTGTTTAGCCCAGACATTGATTCCTTAACCTCTGCAAAAATGATGAGGGCAATGATTGATGGTTCTTTAATTCAATGGTTAACATGTGATATAGAAGAGCAACATCTATTTTATAAAGAAACCTGTTTGAATAGTATTGTGAGAATATTAAAATAG
- the rocF gene encoding arginase, producing the protein MNKEVTIIGVPMDLGQTRRGVDMGPSAIRYAGVTERLEGLGYSIYDEGDLTIDIVHEDKETEGKTNLKNLKTVTEINEKLGQKVDHEISLNRFPLVLGGDHSIAIGTLAGVSKHYENLGVIWYDAHGDLNTGETSPSGNIHGMSLAVSLGLGHPALTNIGGYAPKVKPENVVIIGARDLDPGEKKLIKEIGIKVYTMHEIDRLGMTKVMSETIDYLKERTDGVHLSLDLDGLDPNDAPGVGTPVAGGISYRESHLAMEMLSEANIITSAEFVETNPVLDQYNKTAIAAVALISSLFGDTLL; encoded by the coding sequence ATGAATAAAGAAGTGACAATTATTGGGGTGCCCATGGATTTAGGTCAAACAAGAAGAGGCGTAGACATGGGGCCAAGTGCTATCAGATATGCAGGGGTAACTGAACGACTTGAGGGCCTTGGTTATTCGATTTATGACGAAGGGGATTTAACGATTGACATCGTACATGAAGATAAAGAGACAGAAGGAAAGACAAACCTAAAAAATTTAAAAACTGTCACAGAAATTAACGAGAAGCTAGGCCAAAAAGTGGATCATGAGATTTCTTTAAATCGTTTTCCTTTAGTATTAGGTGGAGATCATAGTATTGCTATTGGAACATTAGCGGGCGTTTCGAAGCATTATGAAAATTTAGGTGTCATTTGGTATGATGCACATGGCGATCTAAACACAGGTGAAACATCTCCTTCAGGAAATATCCATGGCATGTCTTTAGCTGTAAGCTTGGGCCTTGGACATCCAGCACTTACAAATATCGGAGGCTATGCTCCAAAGGTAAAGCCTGAAAACGTTGTTATCATTGGTGCTCGAGATTTAGATCCTGGAGAAAAAAAGCTTATTAAGGAAATTGGTATTAAAGTATACACGATGCATGAAATTGATCGTTTAGGAATGACGAAAGTAATGTCAGAAACGATTGACTATTTAAAGGAGCGCACAGACGGTGTTCACCTATCATTAGATTTAGATGGACTGGATCCAAATGATGCACCAGGTGTAGGCACGCCAGTAGCAGGTGGTATTAGCTATCGTGAAAGTCATTTAGCTATGGAAATGCTGTCAGAAGCAAATATTATTACTTCAGCAGAATTTGTTGAGACAAACCCTGTATTAGATCAATACAATAAAACGGCTATTGCTGCGGTAGCTTTAATCAGCTCACTATTTGGCGATACATTACTTTAA
- a CDS encoding amino acid permease: MAAEQYELKRSMKARHLFMISLGGCIGTGFFLGSGYTINQAGPTGAILAYLVGGAVMYLTMLCLGELSVAMPVSGSFQTYTTKFIGPATGFAVGWLYWLGWAVTVALEFLGAGQLMQRWFPDSPVWMWCLIFAALLFVLNGLSAKAFGEAEFVFSSIKILAIIMFLAVGGAAMFGLIDMKDGTNAPFLSHFYEGGLFPNGVTALLITMITVNFSFQGTELIGIAAGESENPEKTIPKSIKQTVWRTLFFFVFSIFVLAAMIPMDKAGVVESPFVVVLDSIGIPYAADIMNFVILTALLSVANSGLYAATRMLFSLSVEKMASPVLGKVNKRGIPMNALLITLAVAGLSLLSSVFAANTVFVWLLSLAGLGAQIGWIAITASQIAFRRSYIRQGGKVEDLKFKAPLYPVIPILGLLANCIVMASLAFDPAQRLALYCGGAFFIGCYIVYYLKVKKVTNLEINQQEVQLKLNQKIYL; this comes from the coding sequence ATGGCAGCAGAACAATATGAATTAAAAAGAAGTATGAAAGCAAGACACTTATTTATGATTTCACTTGGCGGATGTATTGGAACTGGTTTCTTTCTTGGATCAGGCTACACGATTAACCAAGCTGGGCCAACTGGTGCCATCCTAGCTTACTTAGTAGGCGGAGCAGTTATGTATTTAACAATGCTATGTTTGGGTGAATTGTCTGTTGCTATGCCGGTATCAGGTTCATTCCAAACGTACACAACGAAATTTATCGGTCCTGCTACTGGTTTTGCCGTTGGATGGCTGTACTGGCTAGGTTGGGCAGTAACGGTTGCTCTTGAGTTTTTAGGGGCTGGACAACTTATGCAAAGATGGTTTCCTGATTCGCCAGTATGGATGTGGTGTCTAATATTTGCTGCACTGCTCTTTGTATTGAATGGTTTATCAGCAAAAGCATTTGGTGAAGCGGAATTTGTCTTCTCCAGTATTAAAATTTTAGCAATCATTATGTTCCTTGCGGTTGGTGGAGCGGCTATGTTTGGGCTAATCGATATGAAAGATGGAACAAATGCCCCATTCCTTTCTCATTTTTATGAGGGAGGACTATTTCCAAATGGCGTAACAGCACTGCTTATTACAATGATTACGGTGAATTTTTCATTCCAGGGTACAGAATTGATTGGTATTGCTGCTGGGGAGAGTGAAAATCCTGAAAAGACCATCCCTAAATCTATTAAACAAACAGTTTGGCGTACGTTATTCTTCTTTGTCTTTTCGATATTTGTACTTGCAGCGATGATTCCAATGGATAAAGCAGGGGTTGTTGAAAGTCCATTTGTTGTTGTATTAGATAGCATAGGGATTCCGTATGCAGCGGATATTATGAATTTTGTTATCCTAACAGCTTTATTATCCGTTGCAAACTCAGGCCTTTATGCCGCGACACGTATGTTGTTTTCTCTTTCCGTCGAAAAAATGGCAAGCCCCGTTTTAGGCAAGGTTAATAAAAGAGGCATCCCAATGAATGCATTACTGATTACACTCGCAGTAGCTGGTTTGTCATTACTGTCAAGTGTATTTGCTGCTAATACAGTATTTGTGTGGCTTTTATCTCTAGCAGGCTTAGGAGCACAAATTGGTTGGATTGCGATTACGGCTTCCCAAATTGCATTTAGACGCTCCTACATACGTCAAGGAGGAAAAGTAGAGGATTTAAAATTCAAAGCACCATTGTATCCAGTGATCCCTATTTTAGGTTTATTAGCGAACTGTATCGTTATGGCAAGCTTGGCTTTTGATCCAGCTCAACGATTAGCACTCTACTGCGGTGGTGCATTCTTCATTGGTTGTTATATCGTTTATTATTTAAAAGTGAAAAAAGTGACGAACTTAGAAATAAACCAACAAGAAGTCCAATTAAAATTAAATCAAAAAATATATCTTTAA